The following coding sequences lie in one Sulfuricella sp. genomic window:
- a CDS encoding HEPN domain-containing protein — protein MTPALEEALRLLRIAQGDRDAFLVLKDSPHIRLPVACFHAQQAVEKALKAVLTVKGFPFRRTHELSELAQWVSDCGISPPVSQDQLDALNPYAVVFRYDDTEIETLSRDEALDIVSGVLEWAECVVQPT, from the coding sequence ATGACGCCCGCGCTTGAGGAGGCCTTGCGCCTGTTGCGCATAGCACAGGGCGACCGCGACGCTTTTCTGGTACTGAAGGATTCGCCCCATATCCGCTTGCCTGTCGCTTGTTTCCACGCCCAGCAAGCGGTGGAAAAGGCGCTCAAGGCGGTGCTGACGGTGAAGGGATTCCCCTTTCGCCGTACTCATGAACTTTCCGAACTGGCTCAGTGGGTATCGGATTGTGGCATTTCCCCGCCTGTGTCGCAGGATCAACTGGATGCGCTCAATCCCTATGCGGTGGTGTTTCGCTATGACGACACTGAAATCGAGACATTGAGCCGTGATGAAGCGCTTGATATTGTGAGTGGCGTGCTTGAATGGGCGGAGTGCGTTGTTCAACCCACATGA
- a CDS encoding diguanylate cyclase, translating into MRALIRGKRFGMATDEYSLARFENLRGHTIALGFTAVFLLWGLWAWAWSIAPAHAPDTLGWFLVMGALLAIYPIALLSGLSLRALPWLLYALLMAAQGMFLYILVLLGAAAQGSAGFLFWFLAPPLLAFIFGWRINLTGSLVLLLFPNLLVAVFGKFSGFDLLQFNLLALPAMTIALFVSHLADQWLRQIHDLHKQIAWRNVAIASSGEALLVTGRNGRIEHVNPAFTGSTGYTPEEVIGNKPSLLKSGFHDSAFYETMWTTLLNGQVWRGEIINRHKDDTSITLWTNIFPVAGRDGSPEKFVALSSDITSRRQLEEEVALGNAELEAIFTNAGVGIALLDSWGRFIKANDFWLSMFGYSREETIASLNHTDISNDDDVVDHRHLFVALASGELPSHHSDRRFVCNGGRVFWGHISMTPVKNEAGYIRAIIAIVQDIDERKLLKDKLESMAHYDALTGLPNRALFFDRLGQAITQSKRSQGQFALMFVDLDGFKAVNDTFGHDTGDALLKAVSEHLLECVRESDTVARMGGDEFTIILRAIRGQEDAAHVAEKILATLSHPYHLLGHECRIGASLGIVLYPRHGKNAEDLLSQADNAMYAVKKAGKNAYRFAEDNSA; encoded by the coding sequence ATGCGCGCCCTGATTCGCGGTAAACGCTTTGGCATGGCAACGGACGAGTACAGCCTCGCCAGATTCGAGAATTTGCGCGGCCACACGATTGCGCTTGGATTCACCGCAGTATTTCTGCTGTGGGGGCTCTGGGCATGGGCCTGGAGCATCGCCCCGGCTCACGCGCCGGATACACTGGGCTGGTTCCTTGTAATGGGGGCTTTACTGGCCATCTATCCCATTGCCCTGCTCAGCGGTTTATCCCTGCGCGCCCTTCCCTGGCTGCTTTATGCGCTGCTGATGGCGGCGCAGGGCATGTTTCTGTATATCCTGGTATTGCTGGGCGCAGCGGCCCAGGGGAGCGCCGGTTTTCTCTTCTGGTTCCTTGCGCCCCCGCTGCTGGCATTCATTTTCGGCTGGCGCATCAATCTGACCGGCAGCCTTGTGCTGCTACTCTTTCCCAATCTGCTGGTTGCTGTATTCGGGAAATTTTCCGGCTTCGATTTGCTGCAATTCAATCTGCTCGCCCTCCCGGCCATGACCATCGCCCTCTTTGTCAGCCACCTGGCAGACCAATGGCTGCGCCAGATCCACGACCTGCACAAACAGATCGCGTGGCGCAACGTCGCCATAGCCTCGTCGGGAGAAGCGCTGCTGGTCACCGGCCGGAACGGGCGGATTGAGCACGTCAACCCGGCTTTTACCGGGAGCACGGGTTATACGCCGGAAGAAGTCATCGGCAACAAGCCCTCGCTGCTCAAAAGCGGCTTCCATGACAGCGCCTTTTACGAAACCATGTGGACCACCCTGCTCAACGGCCAGGTCTGGCGGGGCGAAATCATCAACCGCCACAAGGACGACACATCCATCACCCTGTGGACGAACATTTTTCCGGTTGCGGGCCGCGATGGCAGCCCGGAAAAGTTTGTCGCCCTGTCGAGCGACATCACCTCGCGCAGGCAACTGGAGGAAGAAGTCGCTCTCGGCAACGCCGAACTGGAAGCCATATTCACCAATGCCGGGGTGGGCATCGCGCTGCTCGATTCATGGGGGCGTTTTATCAAGGCCAATGATTTCTGGCTTTCGATGTTTGGATATTCCCGCGAGGAAACGATTGCTTCGCTCAATCACACGGACATTTCCAACGATGATGACGTGGTGGATCACCGGCACCTTTTCGTCGCCCTCGCCAGCGGCGAACTCCCCAGCCACCACAGCGACCGGCGCTTCGTATGCAACGGTGGCAGGGTATTCTGGGGCCACATCTCGATGACACCGGTTAAAAACGAGGCGGGCTATATCCGCGCCATCATCGCCATCGTGCAGGACATCGACGAGCGCAAGCTGCTGAAAGACAAGCTTGAATCCATGGCGCATTACGATGCGCTCACCGGCCTGCCCAACCGTGCCCTGTTTTTCGACCGCCTGGGACAAGCCATTACCCAGAGCAAGCGCAGCCAGGGCCAGTTCGCGCTGATGTTCGTCGACCTGGACGGCTTCAAGGCGGTCAACGATACTTTCGGCCACGACACCGGCGACGCCCTGCTCAAGGCCGTGTCGGAACATCTGCTGGAGTGCGTGCGGGAATCCGATACCGTGGCACGCATGGGCGGCGACGAATTCACCATCATCCTGCGCGCCATACGTGGCCAGGAGGATGCCGCCCATGTGGCGGAGAAAATTCTCGCCACGCTATCCCACCCCTACCACCTGCTCGGCCATGAATGCCGTATCGGCGCATCCCTGGGCATCGTGCTCTATCCCCGGCACGGCAAAAATGCCGAGGACCTGCTGAGCCAGGCTGACAACGCCATGTACGCCGTCAAGAAAGCAGGCAAGAACGCCTACCGCTTCGCCGAGGACAATTCCGCATGA
- a CDS encoding DUF559 domain-containing protein has product MTPQAFIQKWKASQLKERSASQEHFLDLCRLIGQPTPAESDPDGSWYTFERGARKTGGGEGWADVWKKGCFAWEYKGKHKDLTATFAQLQRYAIALENPPLLVVSDMETIVIHTNFTNTVQEIHTIALEDIVAPENLQKLRRLFSDADQFRPTRTTFAVTEEAAQRMGEVAKRLTGHGEAPQTVAHFLIQCVFCMFAEDAGLLPQKLFETVLDKSNPDGSKAQSRLAALFQAMQGGGDFALENIPWFNGGLFKEIAVPALETADVVALLDAARMNWSAIEPAILGTLFERGLNPDMRSQLGAHYTDPATIMKLIRPVIEAPLLAEWQAAHQAIGTAMEKYLQGGKGSQAALKEAQAAFIGHLERLKAYRVLDPACGSGNFLYLALKTLKDLEHRANLEAEALGLQRQIGIDTGPANVLGIELNPYAAELARVTVWIGELQWMLGHGYSVPRDPILRPLDHIEQRDAVLEWTAVSGQPSANALEPEWPEVDAIVGNPPFLGGSKKRGELGDAYFEALNRVYKNRVPGGADLVTYWFEKARAQIEHGKAKAAGLVATNSIRGGTNRKVLERIVSSSTIFEAWSDEEWVNQGAAVRVSLVCFGAKSPSTPGGGVGEGENIEQGRNIASPKLPLSEKTKEFARALRKNATDAENLLWQLLRKNQLLGYGFRRQHPIGRCILDFYCHQAKLAIELDGGQHAEPEQQAHDEKRSAYMADQGISVLRFWNNEVLENTEGVLQSVFDWLSEFSPTPTPPPKVEGLSAMLDGQSVAAIHADLTGGSLIHIGSGMNLTLAKPLKENAEVCFAGTKKYGDFDIPGELARQWLKLPNPHGKSNSEVVKPWRNGQDITGRPSDTWIIDFGVNTSEEVAALYEAPFAYVIEHVKNTRKDSKWWLHERPRPELRKALHAKINSYIVTPQTSKHRLFAWLPVAILPDQALNVIAHSDDATFGILHSRLHELWSLRLGTSLEDRPRYTPSFTFETFPFPSGFAPSFPALLPAEEGSQSPSTLGEGLGWGKISPAPPANSTNCATLGSIRPSGWTGCVPWKKKRPDSRCAPYPSRAMRRN; this is encoded by the coding sequence ATGACCCCCCAAGCATTCATTCAAAAATGGAAAGCCTCGCAACTCAAGGAACGCTCTGCCTCGCAGGAGCATTTCCTCGACCTGTGCCGCCTGATCGGCCAGCCCACTCCCGCCGAATCTGACCCCGATGGCAGTTGGTACACCTTCGAGCGTGGCGCACGCAAGACCGGCGGCGGCGAAGGCTGGGCGGATGTATGGAAAAAGGGCTGTTTCGCCTGGGAATACAAGGGCAAGCACAAGGACCTGACAGCCACCTTCGCCCAGCTCCAGCGCTACGCCATCGCGCTGGAAAACCCGCCCCTGCTGGTGGTTTCCGACATGGAAACCATCGTCATCCACACCAATTTCACCAATACCGTACAGGAAATCCACACCATCGCGCTGGAAGACATCGTCGCGCCGGAAAACCTGCAAAAACTGCGCCGGCTATTCAGCGATGCGGACCAATTCCGCCCCACCCGAACCACCTTCGCCGTCACCGAGGAAGCCGCCCAGCGCATGGGCGAAGTCGCCAAACGCCTGACCGGGCACGGTGAAGCGCCGCAAACGGTGGCCCATTTCCTGATCCAGTGCGTGTTCTGCATGTTCGCCGAGGACGCCGGCCTGCTGCCGCAAAAGCTGTTCGAAACCGTGCTCGACAAATCCAACCCTGATGGTTCGAAGGCCCAGTCGCGCCTCGCCGCCCTGTTCCAGGCCATGCAGGGCGGCGGGGATTTTGCGCTGGAAAACATCCCCTGGTTCAACGGCGGCTTGTTCAAGGAAATCGCCGTCCCCGCCCTGGAAACCGCCGACGTGGTGGCCCTGCTGGATGCGGCGCGCATGAACTGGAGCGCCATCGAACCCGCCATCCTCGGCACCCTGTTCGAGCGCGGCCTCAATCCCGACATGCGCAGCCAGCTTGGCGCCCACTACACCGACCCGGCCACCATCATGAAGCTCATCCGCCCGGTGATCGAAGCGCCGCTGCTGGCTGAATGGCAGGCCGCGCACCAGGCCATCGGCACCGCCATGGAAAAATACCTGCAAGGCGGCAAAGGATCGCAGGCCGCCCTCAAGGAAGCGCAAGCCGCCTTCATCGGCCATCTGGAACGGCTGAAAGCCTACCGCGTGCTCGATCCAGCGTGCGGGTCGGGCAACTTCCTCTATCTGGCACTGAAAACACTCAAGGACCTGGAACACCGCGCCAACCTCGAAGCCGAAGCCCTCGGCCTGCAACGCCAGATCGGCATCGACACCGGCCCCGCCAACGTGCTGGGCATCGAACTCAACCCCTACGCCGCCGAACTGGCCCGCGTCACGGTGTGGATCGGCGAACTGCAATGGATGCTGGGCCACGGCTACTCCGTGCCGCGCGACCCGATTCTGCGGCCACTGGATCATATCGAGCAGCGGGATGCGGTGTTGGAGTGGACAGCTGTCAGCGGTCAGCCTTCAGCAAATGCGCTGGAACCGGAATGGCCGGAGGTGGACGCCATTGTCGGCAATCCGCCGTTTCTGGGTGGAAGCAAGAAGCGAGGGGAATTGGGAGATGCTTATTTCGAAGCGCTCAACCGCGTTTATAAAAACCGCGTGCCAGGCGGCGCAGACCTGGTGACCTACTGGTTCGAGAAGGCGCGCGCGCAGATCGAGCACGGCAAGGCCAAAGCGGCAGGGCTGGTTGCGACCAACTCGATACGCGGCGGAACCAATCGCAAGGTGCTAGAACGCATCGTTTCCAGCAGCACAATTTTCGAAGCCTGGAGCGACGAGGAATGGGTCAACCAGGGCGCAGCAGTGCGGGTATCTCTGGTGTGCTTCGGGGCAAAAAGCCCCTCCACCCCCGGGGGAGGGGTTGGGGAGGGGGAAAATATTGAGCAGGGTAGAAACATTGCTTCCCCCAAACTACCATTATCTGAAAAAACAAAGGAATTCGCCCGCGCCTTACGCAAGAATGCAACAGATGCGGAAAACTTACTGTGGCAGCTATTGCGGAAAAATCAGCTACTCGGTTATGGTTTCCGCCGACAGCACCCGATCGGCCGCTGCATCCTCGATTTCTATTGCCATCAAGCAAAACTCGCCATTGAACTGGACGGAGGGCAACATGCCGAACCTGAGCAACAGGCGCATGACGAGAAGCGCTCGGCTTACATGGCTGACCAAGGTATCAGCGTGCTGCGCTTCTGGAACAACGAGGTGCTGGAGAATACGGAAGGTGTGCTGCAAAGTGTGTTTGATTGGCTGAGCGAATTTTCCCCCACCCCAACCCCTCCCCCGAAGGTGGAGGGGCTTTCTGCCATGCTCGACGGACAGTCGGTGGCTGCTATTCACGCTGATCTGACTGGGGGATCGTTAATCCACATTGGCAGTGGGATGAATTTAACTCTGGCCAAACCGCTCAAGGAAAATGCAGAAGTTTGTTTTGCTGGAACCAAAAAATACGGTGATTTCGACATTCCCGGCGAACTGGCTCGGCAGTGGCTCAAACTACCTAACCCCCATGGAAAATCAAATAGCGAGGTGGTAAAGCCATGGCGTAATGGGCAAGACATTACAGGCAGGCCATCGGATACTTGGATAATTGATTTTGGCGTGAACACCTCTGAGGAGGTTGCAGCTCTTTATGAGGCGCCATTCGCTTACGTGATTGAGCACGTTAAAAACACAAGGAAAGACAGCAAATGGTGGCTTCATGAACGGCCTAGGCCAGAGTTGCGCAAAGCATTACATGCAAAAATTAACAGTTACATAGTTACTCCTCAAACGTCAAAGCACCGGCTTTTCGCTTGGCTCCCAGTAGCTATACTGCCGGATCAAGCATTGAACGTCATAGCACATTCAGACGACGCAACCTTCGGCATACTCCATTCCCGTTTGCACGAGTTGTGGTCACTACGCTTGGGCACTTCACTGGAAGATCGCCCACGCTACACGCCCTCATTTACCTTCGAAACCTTCCCTTTCCCGTCGGGCTTCGCTCCCTCATTCCCAGCCCTTCTCCCGGCGGAAGAAGGGAGTCAAAGCCCCTCCACCCTCGGGGAGGGGTTGGGGTGGGGGAAAATATCGCCAGCGCCGCCCGCAAACTCGACCAACTGCGCAACACTTGGCTCAATCCGCCCGAGTGGGTGGACTGGGTGCGTACCCTGGAAGAAGAAAAGGCCGGATTCCCGCTGCGCCCCATACCCAAGCCGGGCCATGAGGCGGAACTGA
- a CDS encoding PilZ domain-containing protein, with amino-acid sequence MTNQSEPQGIFYAADLPLSWTALSRLQPVQTEQWQHDTAALLRALAVIEAPVVETDRDISSSSVKSMERLEAKLDLALSLMMQLVRQQAELPTPSPVILRANSVEWLGTSLPEPAQLILVSLHLSPRLPQALHIPATVAAVEQLENGARVHANFTHLSQEVEEWLERTLFRFHRRSIQQSHSRQHGEN; translated from the coding sequence ATGACAAATCAATCTGAGCCACAGGGTATTTTCTACGCGGCAGACCTGCCTCTGAGCTGGACCGCTCTCAGCCGCCTGCAGCCAGTGCAAACCGAACAATGGCAGCACGATACGGCAGCCCTGCTGCGCGCGCTGGCGGTGATCGAGGCCCCCGTTGTCGAGACGGACAGGGATATTTCCTCCTCCAGCGTGAAATCCATGGAAAGGCTGGAAGCGAAGCTGGACCTGGCTCTCAGCCTGATGATGCAGCTTGTGCGCCAGCAGGCCGAACTACCCACGCCAAGCCCCGTCATCCTGCGCGCCAATTCTGTGGAATGGCTTGGCACGAGCCTCCCCGAACCAGCCCAATTGATTCTGGTTTCCCTCCATCTCAGCCCCAGGCTGCCCCAGGCGCTGCACATTCCCGCCACCGTGGCTGCCGTGGAGCAGCTGGAGAATGGCGCCAGGGTGCATGCAAATTTCACCCATCTGAGCCAGGAAGTGGAAGAGTGGCTGGAGCGCACCCTGTTCCGCTTCCATCGCCGCAGCATTCAGCAAAGCCACTCCCGGCAGCACGGCGAAAACTGA
- a CDS encoding AEC family transporter: MNNIILLVTCFIAGILLRRFGRMPEHAPATFNSFVIHVSLPALALLYIHDLKLSGDVAFIAAMAWIHFALAAGFFWQAGKWLGLPRPTVGALMLTGGLGNTSFLGLPMIEAYYGKEAIVTGLIADQLGSFLVLSILGITVAGLYSSGAPSARAILRRIVLFPPFVALLLSLALIPVDYPEWFTLLLRRLGDTLAPLALLSVGLQLRLGHIAGNGRNLALGLGFKLLLAPLAIFLLYVPLLGASGQHIQVTLFEAAMPPMITAAIVAAEHDLDPVLANLMVAVGLILSFFTLTGWWWVMRGV, encoded by the coding sequence ATGAACAATATCATCCTCCTCGTCACCTGCTTTATCGCCGGCATCTTGCTGCGGCGTTTTGGACGGATGCCGGAGCACGCACCCGCCACGTTCAATAGCTTCGTCATCCATGTTTCGCTGCCGGCGCTGGCGCTGCTCTATATTCACGACCTCAAGCTGAGCGGGGACGTGGCTTTCATTGCTGCAATGGCATGGATCCATTTCGCCCTGGCGGCCGGATTTTTCTGGCAGGCGGGCAAATGGCTGGGGCTGCCGCGTCCCACCGTGGGGGCGCTGATGCTGACCGGCGGGCTGGGCAACACATCTTTCCTCGGCCTGCCGATGATCGAGGCCTATTACGGCAAGGAAGCCATCGTCACCGGCCTGATCGCCGACCAGTTGGGCAGCTTTCTGGTGCTCTCCATTCTCGGCATCACCGTGGCAGGGCTGTATTCTTCCGGCGCACCCAGTGCCCGGGCCATCCTGCGGCGTATCGTGCTGTTTCCGCCCTTCGTCGCGCTGCTTCTCTCCCTGGCGCTGATTCCCGTGGACTATCCAGAATGGTTCACGCTGCTGCTGAGGCGGCTGGGCGATACCCTGGCGCCGCTGGCCCTGCTGTCGGTAGGGCTGCAACTGAGGCTGGGGCATATCGCCGGCAATGGCCGCAATCTCGCGCTCGGTCTGGGGTTCAAGCTGCTGCTTGCTCCGCTGGCAATCTTCCTGCTGTATGTGCCGCTGCTCGGCGCAAGTGGCCAGCACATCCAGGTCACGCTGTTCGAAGCCGCCATGCCGCCCATGATCACCGCCGCCATCGTGGCCGCCGAGCACGATCTTGATCCGGTGCTGGCAAACCTGATGGTGGCAGTGGGGCTGATTCTGTCGTTTTTTACCCTGACAGGGTGGTGGTGGGTGATGCGGGGGGTGTAA
- a CDS encoding nucleotidyltransferase domain-containing protein: MLTPDAIYSAVQKLVAAAQPSRVILFGSYARGEAGEDSDLDLLVVEQQVENRGAEMVRLRRAIGRVGTGVDVLVYSEAEVARRGKVPGTVIYWALHEGKTLYDARA; this comes from the coding sequence ATGCTGACTCCTGACGCCATTTATTCCGCCGTGCAAAAGCTGGTTGCAGCCGCGCAACCGAGCCGGGTGATCCTGTTTGGTTCCTATGCTCGCGGCGAAGCCGGGGAGGATTCCGATCTTGACCTGCTGGTGGTCGAGCAACAGGTGGAAAACCGGGGTGCGGAAATGGTGCGCTTGCGCCGCGCTATCGGGCGTGTGGGGACCGGTGTCGATGTCCTGGTGTATTCCGAGGCAGAAGTGGCAAGGCGCGGCAAAGTGCCTGGAACAGTGATTTACTGGGCGCTGCACGAGGGCAAAACACTGTATGACGCCCGCGCTTGA
- a CDS encoding FGGY-family carbohydrate kinase yields MDFGTTGARAMVIDDAGEILAQCRHDFHGEQSGPLWRTALFELISQIPFELRNVLRAISINGTSATVLLCDAAGEPLSAPLLYNDTCASREAEALMQMAPRNHVAATPASGLAKLIWFSRQPEFGAAASFMHQADWLGFLLHGQLGISDYHNALKSGGDPETLDYPAWVKALPVSALLPQIVEPGAVIGTISSRIAHHFALPRDCVVRAGTTDSIAAFLATGAGKPGEAVTSLGSTLVLKLLSERRVESAQHGIYSHRCGNLWLTGGASNSGGAVLRAFFDDAGLHSLSQRIDPGQPSGLDYYPLLQPGERFPLNDLAYPPRLVPRPDDDAIFLHGLLEGIARIEARGYQLLQELGATPLVSVRSAGGGASNPAFSAIRARLLGVPMQAALHAEAAYGSALLARDGTQLLYSGHDKSI; encoded by the coding sequence ATTGATTTCGGCACCACTGGCGCCCGCGCCATGGTGATTGATGATGCGGGAGAAATCCTTGCCCAGTGCCGCCATGATTTCCACGGCGAACAATCCGGCCCGCTGTGGCGTACTGCACTGTTCGAGCTGATTTCGCAAATCCCTTTTGAGCTGCGCAATGTCCTTCGCGCCATTTCCATCAACGGCACCTCCGCCACGGTGCTTTTGTGTGATGCGGCAGGCGAGCCGCTGAGCGCTCCCCTGCTGTACAACGACACCTGTGCCAGCAGGGAAGCCGAAGCGCTCATGCAAATGGCGCCCCGCAATCATGTCGCCGCCACACCCGCATCCGGGCTGGCGAAACTAATATGGTTCAGCCGCCAGCCGGAATTCGGCGCAGCCGCCAGTTTCATGCACCAGGCTGACTGGCTGGGCTTTCTGCTGCACGGCCAGTTGGGGATCAGCGATTACCACAATGCCCTGAAATCCGGTGGTGACCCCGAAACGCTCGATTATCCCGCATGGGTCAAGGCACTTCCGGTTTCCGCCCTGCTGCCTCAAATCGTCGAACCCGGCGCTGTCATCGGCACAATCAGCAGTCGCATCGCGCACCATTTCGCCCTGCCCAGGGATTGCGTGGTGCGCGCCGGTACCACCGACAGCATTGCCGCTTTCCTTGCAACCGGGGCAGGCAAGCCGGGCGAAGCGGTCACCTCGCTCGGCTCCACCCTGGTCCTGAAGCTGCTTTCCGAGCGGCGCGTGGAAAGCGCCCAGCACGGCATCTACAGCCACCGCTGCGGGAATCTGTGGCTCACCGGAGGCGCATCCAACAGCGGCGGCGCGGTGCTGCGGGCATTTTTCGATGACGCCGGGCTACACAGCCTGAGCCAGCGCATTGATCCAGGCCAGCCCAGCGGGCTCGATTATTACCCCCTGCTCCAGCCCGGCGAGCGCTTCCCGCTCAATGACCTGGCTTACCCGCCGCGCCTTGTTCCCAGGCCGGATGATGACGCCATTTTCCTGCACGGCCTGCTGGAAGGTATTGCCCGTATCGAAGCCCGGGGCTACCAGTTATTGCAGGAACTGGGCGCCACGCCGCTGGTTTCCGTCCGGAGCGCCGGGGGTGGAGCCAGCAACCCGGCCTTCAGCGCCATCCGTGCTCGCCTGCTGGGCGTACCCATGCAAGCGGCGCTCCACGCCGAGGCAGCCTATGGCAGCGCCCTTCTCGCCAGGGATGGCACGCAATTGTTATACTCCGGCCATGACAAATCAATCTGA